In the genome of Gordonia rubripertincta, one region contains:
- a CDS encoding urease subunit gamma — protein MRLSPHEQERLLISYAADLARRRQARGLKLNHPEAVALITDHVLEGARDGRSVAELMTSGREVLGRDDVMDGVPEMLHDVQVEATFPDGTKLVTVHDPIA, from the coding sequence GTGCGACTGTCGCCGCATGAACAAGAACGGCTGTTGATCTCGTACGCGGCCGACCTCGCGCGACGGCGGCAGGCCCGCGGCCTCAAACTCAATCACCCCGAGGCGGTCGCCCTCATCACCGACCACGTCCTCGAGGGCGCCCGCGACGGTAGGTCGGTGGCCGAGCTCATGACCTCCGGCCGTGAGGTGCTCGGCCGCGACGACGTGATGGACGGCGTGCCCGAGATGCTGCACGACGTCCAGGTCGAGGCGACGTTCCCCGACGGCACCAAGCTGGTGACCGTCCACGATCCGATCGCCTGA
- a CDS encoding urease subunit beta — translation MSGTPPTARRSSLVPGEVIPAEGTIELNAGADVVELTVGNSGDRPVQVGSHVHFPQSNAALDFDRALAHGRRLDIPAGTAVRFEPGIEMIVGLVPLGGTREVYGISTDPPGACGPVGSRPPTTDGSR, via the coding sequence ATGTCGGGTACGCCACCCACCGCCAGACGCTCCTCGCTCGTCCCGGGCGAGGTGATCCCCGCCGAGGGCACCATCGAGCTGAACGCCGGCGCCGACGTCGTCGAGCTGACCGTCGGCAACTCGGGTGATCGCCCGGTGCAGGTCGGCAGCCACGTGCACTTCCCGCAGTCCAACGCCGCACTCGACTTCGACCGGGCGCTCGCGCACGGACGACGCCTCGACATCCCGGCCGGCACCGCAGTGCGGTTCGAGCCGGGTATCGAGATGATCGTCGGCCTTGTGCCGCTCGGGGGAACCCGTGAGGTGTACGGGATCTCGACGGATCCGCCGGGTGCATGCGGGCCGGTCGGCTCGCGGCCCCCCACGACCGACGGGAGCAGGTGA
- a CDS encoding urease subunit alpha, with the protein MAILGRDRYAQLFGPTTGDRIRLADTDLLIEVTDDLSGGPGRAGEEAVFGGGKVIRESMGQSRATRADGAPDTIITGVVILDHWGIIKADLGIRDGRIVAMGKAGNPDTMDGVHPDLVIGPSTEIIAGNGKIVTAGAIDCHVHFICPQIMDEALGNGITTLIGGGTGPAEGSKATTVTPGAWHLASILAATDHWPMNIALLGKGNTVSPAAMHEQIRAGASGFKLHEDWGSTPAAIDACLRVADETGVQVALHSDTLNEAGFVESTLGAIAGRSIHAYHTEGAGGGHAPDIITVAAYPNVLPSSTNPTRPHTVNTLDEHLDMLMVCHHLNPTVPEDLAFAESRIRPSTIAAEDLLHDLGAISMIGSDSQAMGRIGEVVLRTWQTAHVMKRERGALPGDGRADNNRVQRYVAKYTICPAVAHGFDDEIGSVEIGKLADLVLWDPAFFGVRPDLVIKGGAIAWAAMGDANASIPTPQPVLPRPMFGAAPKLAAATSVSFVAPGADPDLAERIGVDRRLVPVKNTRAVGKADMVNNDACPTIEVDPDTFTVKVDGEVWDAEPVSELPMAQRYFLF; encoded by the coding sequence ATGGCGATACTGGGACGCGACCGCTACGCACAGCTCTTCGGTCCCACGACCGGCGACCGAATCCGACTCGCCGACACCGATCTGCTCATCGAGGTCACCGACGACCTCTCCGGCGGTCCCGGCCGTGCGGGCGAGGAGGCGGTGTTCGGCGGCGGCAAGGTGATCCGCGAGTCGATGGGCCAGAGCCGGGCGACCCGCGCCGACGGCGCGCCTGACACGATCATCACCGGCGTTGTGATCCTCGACCACTGGGGAATCATCAAGGCGGATCTGGGAATCCGGGACGGTCGCATCGTCGCGATGGGCAAGGCCGGCAACCCCGACACGATGGACGGTGTCCACCCCGACCTCGTCATCGGGCCGTCGACCGAGATCATCGCCGGCAACGGCAAGATCGTCACCGCCGGCGCCATCGACTGCCACGTGCATTTCATCTGCCCGCAGATCATGGACGAGGCGCTCGGCAACGGCATCACGACGCTGATCGGTGGCGGTACCGGTCCGGCCGAGGGCAGCAAGGCCACCACCGTGACACCGGGCGCCTGGCATCTCGCATCGATCCTCGCCGCGACCGACCACTGGCCGATGAACATCGCCCTGCTGGGCAAGGGCAACACGGTCAGTCCGGCCGCGATGCACGAACAGATCCGTGCGGGTGCTTCGGGTTTCAAGCTGCACGAGGATTGGGGGAGTACCCCCGCCGCGATCGATGCCTGCCTGAGGGTCGCCGACGAGACCGGGGTGCAGGTCGCACTCCACTCCGACACCCTGAACGAGGCGGGCTTCGTGGAGAGCACGCTCGGCGCGATCGCCGGCCGCAGCATCCACGCCTACCACACCGAAGGTGCCGGCGGCGGCCACGCGCCCGACATCATCACGGTCGCGGCATATCCGAATGTGCTTCCGTCGTCGACGAATCCAACGCGACCGCACACCGTGAACACCCTCGACGAACACCTCGACATGCTGATGGTGTGCCATCACCTCAACCCGACGGTGCCGGAGGACCTGGCCTTCGCGGAGAGCCGGATCCGGCCGTCGACCATCGCCGCCGAGGACCTACTCCATGATCTCGGCGCGATCTCGATGATCGGCTCGGACTCGCAGGCGATGGGGCGCATCGGCGAGGTGGTCCTGCGTACCTGGCAGACCGCACACGTCATGAAGCGCGAGCGCGGTGCACTTCCCGGTGACGGTCGCGCCGACAACAACCGGGTCCAGCGGTATGTCGCCAAGTACACGATCTGCCCGGCCGTAGCGCACGGTTTCGACGACGAGATCGGCTCCGTGGAGATCGGCAAACTGGCAGACCTGGTCCTGTGGGACCCCGCGTTCTTCGGCGTCCGGCCCGACCTGGTGATCAAGGGTGGCGCGATCGCGTGGGCGGCGATGGGTGACGCGAACGCCTCGATCCCCACGCCGCAGCCGGTCCTGCCGCGCCCGATGTTCGGCGCCGCACCGAAATTGGCGGCCGCGACGTCGGTCAGCTTCGTCGCTCCCGGCGCCGACCCCGACCTCGCCGAGCGGATCGGCGTCGACCGTCGGCTGGTCCCGGTCAAGAACACCCGTGCCGTCGGCAAGGCCGACATGGTCAACAACGACGCATGCCCGACGATCGAGGTCGACCCCGACACGTTCACGGTGAAGGTCGACGGCGAGGTGTGGGATGCCGAGCCGGTGTCCGAACTGCCGATGGCGCAGCGGTATTTCCTGTTCTGA
- a CDS encoding urease accessory protein UreF, protein MSGRPEPQSSPAHAPLAMMLSLADSRLPVGGHVHSGGVEQAIADGFIRTAADLADFLYRRVTTSGLVAASVAAAVADGVLEVAAAQREMDARTPSAAARKASLAQGRGMVRLARRMFPDHDWSTHKPTTHLPVISGSIGAASSLSGFHTALVLVYTTMSGSATAGQRLLALDPADVSIMIADLGAECERVAAQAAVGLADLSDPVLDVFAERHERQPMPLFMS, encoded by the coding sequence ATGTCCGGCCGTCCAGAACCGCAGTCTTCGCCCGCGCATGCCCCGCTGGCGATGATGTTGTCACTGGCCGACTCCCGGCTGCCCGTCGGCGGGCACGTGCACTCCGGTGGCGTGGAGCAGGCGATCGCCGACGGATTCATCCGTACGGCAGCCGATCTCGCGGACTTCCTGTATCGCCGCGTGACGACGAGTGGTCTCGTCGCGGCCTCGGTCGCCGCCGCGGTGGCGGACGGGGTACTCGAAGTCGCTGCGGCGCAACGAGAGATGGACGCCCGCACACCGTCGGCCGCGGCCCGGAAGGCGTCGCTCGCGCAGGGTCGCGGGATGGTCCGGCTCGCGCGCCGGATGTTTCCCGACCATGACTGGTCGACACACAAGCCGACGACGCATCTTCCGGTGATCAGCGGATCGATCGGCGCAGCGTCGTCGCTGTCGGGATTCCACACCGCGCTGGTCCTCGTTTACACGACGATGAGCGGGTCGGCGACCGCCGGCCAACGCCTGCTGGCGCTCGACCCGGCGGACGTCTCGATCATGATCGCCGACCTCGGTGCCGAATGCGAACGAGTCGCGGCGCAGGCCGCGGTGGGCCTCGCCGATCTGTCCGACCCGGTCCTCGACGTCTTCGCCGAACGCCATGAGCGGCAACCGATGCCGCTCTTCATGTCCTGA